The following proteins are co-located in the Vidua macroura isolate BioBank_ID:100142 chromosome 29, ASM2450914v1, whole genome shotgun sequence genome:
- the LOC128820521 gene encoding claw keratin-like: MSCSSLCVPSCGVATPAPLADTCNEPCVRQCPDSTVVIQPPASVVTFPGPILSSFPQQSAVGSAGAPYVGAGSGGAFGSRAGYGALGGYGGYGGWGYGSRGGYGGWGYGGRGGYGGWGCGGWGYGGLGGYGGYGSCGYGGWSSGHRYLNGNCWPC; this comes from the coding sequence atgtcctgctccagcctgtgtgtccccagctgcGGGGTGGCCACCCCGGCCCCTCTGGCTGACACCTGCAACGAGCCCTGCGTGCGGCAGTGCCCCGACTCCACGGTGGTCATCCAGCCCCCGGCCTCGGTGGTCACCTTCCCCGggcccatcctcagctccttcccgcAGCAGAGCGCCGTGGGCTCGGCCGGAGCTCCCTACGTGGGAGCCGGCTCCGGGGGCGCCTTTGGAAGCCGTGCGGGCTACGGGGCCCTTGGGGGCTATGGAGGTTATGGAGGCTGGGGCTATGGAAGCCGTGGTGGCTACGGGGGTTGGGGCTATGGAGGCCGTGGGGGCTACGGGGGCTGGGGTTGTGGAGGCTGGGGCTATGGAGGCCTTGGGGGCTATGGGGGCTATGGGAGCTGTGGCTACGGCGGCTGGAGCAGTGGCCACCGCTA
- the LOC128820520 gene encoding claw keratin-like, with amino-acid sequence MSCSSLCVPSCGVATPAPLADTCNEPCVRQCPDSTVVIQPPASVVTFPGPILSSFPQQSAVGSAGAPYVGAGSGGAFGSRAGYGALGGYGGYGGWGYGSRGGYGGWGYGGRGVYGGWGCGGWGYGGLGGYGGYGSCGYGGWSSGHRYLNGNCWPC; translated from the coding sequence atgtcctgctccagcctgtgtgtccccagctgcGGGGTGGCCACCCCGGCCCCTCTGGCTGACACCTGCAACGAGCCCTGCGTGCGGCAGTGCCCCGACTCCACGGTGGTCATCCAGCCCCCGGCCTCGGTGGTCACCTTCCCCGggcccatcctcagctccttcccgcAGCAGAGCGCCGTGGGCTCGGCCGGAGCTCCCTACGTGGGAGCCGGCTCCGGGGGCGCCTTTGGAAGCCGTGCGGGCTACGGGGCCCTTGGGGGCTATGGAGGTTATGGAGGCTGGGGCTATGGAAGCCGTGGTGGCTACGGGGGTTGGGGCTATGGAGGCCGTGGAGTCTACGGGGGCTGGGGTTGTGGAGGCTGGGGCTATGGAGGCCTTGGGGGCTATGGGGGCTATGGGAGCTGTGGCTACGGCGGCTGGAGCAGTGGCCACCGCTACCTGAATGgcaactgctggccctgctaa